Proteins from a single region of Pseudodesulfovibrio portus:
- the dapF gene encoding diaminopimelate epimerase produces the protein MNIFTESVPFYKMQGCGNDFVVIDNREIKVPESVMADWARAVCARAFGVYADGLFFLEESGDPSLDYRWHFFNSDGSRAEMCGNASRCAGKLAHALGLAPASHVFGTDAGPIAAQVLLDGPDAGRVKVQLTPPVKTETGIELDVDGRPLTVHFSDTGVPHAVVFVDDVKGVDIMDLGPKLRYHARFAPSGTNVNFAQVVDGNTILLRTYERGVEAETYACGTGAAATQLLASKLGLTGEYANLTTTGGEVLTVFLEGDDVFLQGAAELTFKGEFYLAPLGLTL, from the coding sequence ATGAACATATTCACCGAGTCCGTGCCCTTCTACAAGATGCAGGGGTGCGGCAACGACTTCGTCGTCATCGACAACCGCGAGATCAAGGTCCCGGAATCCGTCATGGCGGACTGGGCCAGGGCGGTCTGCGCCCGCGCCTTCGGCGTATACGCGGACGGGCTGTTCTTCCTGGAGGAGTCCGGCGACCCGTCCCTGGACTACCGCTGGCATTTCTTCAACTCCGACGGCTCCCGCGCCGAGATGTGCGGCAACGCCTCGCGCTGCGCGGGCAAGCTCGCCCACGCCCTGGGCCTGGCCCCGGCCAGCCACGTGTTCGGCACCGACGCCGGGCCGATAGCGGCGCAGGTGCTCCTGGACGGTCCGGACGCGGGCCGCGTCAAGGTGCAGCTCACTCCGCCCGTGAAGACCGAGACCGGCATCGAGCTCGATGTGGACGGCCGACCGCTGACCGTGCACTTTTCGGACACCGGCGTGCCCCACGCCGTGGTCTTCGTGGACGACGTCAAGGGTGTGGACATAATGGACCTTGGCCCCAAGCTGCGTTACCACGCCCGGTTCGCCCCTTCGGGGACCAACGTCAATTTCGCCCAGGTCGTGGACGGGAACACCATCCTGCTGCGTACCTACGAACGCGGCGTGGAGGCCGAGACCTACGCCTGCGGCACCGGCGCGGCGGCCACCCAGCTGCTGGCCAGCAAGCTCGGCCTGACCGGCGAATACGCCAACCTGACCACCACCGGCGGCGAGGTCCTGACCGTGTTCCTGGAAGGGGACGATGTGTTTTTGCAGGGCGCTGCGGAACTGACCTTCAAGGGCGAATTCTACCTCGCCCCGCTGGGGTTGACGTTGTAG
- a CDS encoding tetratricopeptide repeat protein, protein MAGKYDLIVYDFFEKTHGAIVLISEDLLFKRTISSTIFKIIATKRDCFFAFEGFQSGLKQIQALENKGVETIVFIERVLGGHPTTDTIITLKRLMPELKIIVLVGETKRENIAYFYEVGVSNVIAKPASMNNIIEKMAFTVKPQGKLSEYMTVGRKCLNAGRLLEAKQIADKILRIKPESPAGLMLKGDVFMAENNPEKALDCFHRAHDSSQLYLEPLKKLVDAYQGYDDEKSMKYLKKLDKLSPLNAERKTQIGKLHVRRQEMDQAETYFDQAIETATREAMSLISSVAEEISEAVDHTSPRLAEKYLSKVLEAKQGTLTKDDITLFNRLGIALRGQGKWKEAMENYTNALSISPDDEGLHYNMGMAYFDGGDKRKAARCFEKALKINPDFYKGSEAVAMNLGTIFSELKEYEWAVPCFESALKLNPDNDTARGKLDTIKGRGR, encoded by the coding sequence ATGGCCGGAAAATACGATCTTATCGTCTACGATTTCTTTGAAAAAACTCATGGCGCAATAGTGCTCATCAGCGAGGACCTGCTCTTCAAGCGGACCATCTCCTCCACCATCTTCAAGATCATCGCCACCAAACGGGACTGCTTCTTCGCCTTTGAGGGGTTCCAGTCCGGGCTCAAGCAGATCCAGGCCCTGGAGAATAAAGGGGTGGAGACCATCGTCTTCATCGAGCGCGTCCTGGGCGGCCACCCGACCACGGACACCATCATCACCCTCAAGCGGCTCATGCCCGAGCTGAAGATCATCGTCCTGGTCGGCGAGACCAAAAGGGAAAACATCGCCTACTTCTACGAGGTGGGCGTTTCAAACGTCATTGCCAAGCCCGCCTCCATGAACAACATCATCGAGAAGATGGCCTTCACGGTCAAACCGCAGGGCAAGCTCAGCGAATACATGACCGTGGGCAGGAAATGCCTGAACGCCGGTCGTCTCTTGGAGGCCAAGCAGATCGCGGACAAAATCCTCCGGATCAAACCGGAAAGCCCGGCGGGCCTGATGCTCAAGGGCGATGTGTTCATGGCCGAAAACAACCCGGAAAAGGCGCTGGACTGCTTCCACCGGGCCCACGACAGCTCCCAGCTCTACCTGGAGCCGCTCAAGAAGCTGGTGGACGCCTATCAGGGATATGACGATGAAAAGTCCATGAAATATCTCAAGAAGCTCGACAAGCTCAGCCCGCTGAACGCCGAGCGGAAAACCCAGATCGGGAAGCTCCACGTCCGACGCCAGGAGATGGACCAGGCCGAGACCTACTTCGACCAGGCCATCGAGACCGCCACCAGGGAAGCCATGAGCCTGATCAGTTCCGTGGCCGAAGAAATCTCCGAGGCCGTGGACCATACCTCTCCCCGGCTGGCCGAAAAATACCTGAGCAAGGTCCTGGAAGCCAAACAGGGCACCCTGACCAAGGACGACATCACCCTGTTCAACCGGCTGGGCATCGCCCTGCGCGGCCAGGGCAAGTGGAAGGAAGCCATGGAGAATTACACCAACGCCCTGAGCATCTCCCCTGACGACGAAGGACTGCACTACAACATGGGCATGGCCTACTTCGATGGCGGCGACAAACGCAAGGCAGCAAGATGCTTTGAGAAAGCCCTCAAGATAAACCCCGACTTCTACAAGGGGTCCGAGGCGGTGGCCATGAACCTCGGCACCATTTTCAGCGAGCTCAAGGAGTACGAGTGGGCCGTCCCCTGTTTCGAGAGCGCGCTGAAACTGAACCCCGACAACGACACCGCCCGGGGCAAGCTCGACACCATCAAGGGTCGTGGGCGCTGA
- a CDS encoding MerR family transcriptional regulator codes for MTYTVGRLAKRHGLSRSTLLYYDRIGLLSPGGHMKGEYRQYSGADDARLSKICEYRRAGIALKEIAHMLDGGAETSVAEALENRLGELNREMDDLREQQRLIAGLLGRADLLKETGAMDKATWVSLLSAAGFSEEDMRNWHVRFERTAPDQHELFLRRLHIPDSEISAIRAMAAAPHEIFNINKESGRFMEMFFRIYEGLEREGPGSHEMTRRAYALCEGMPDRPNILELGCGTGGATIPLARISGGMITATEIYRPFLDRMVERAKAAGVADRVTAAVMDMADVRAEPESFDCIWCEGAAYIMGVDNALEAWKPFLRPGGFLCITDAVWLVDPADAPAPVREHWAKGYPVMRTAAANNRAAEAAGYSVTGNFTMDASCWDAFYDDVEKRINAIEPVYGDDPDGRAIIDMTRVEIDLYRRYPGMYGYEFHVWKK; via the coding sequence ATGACGTACACGGTAGGAAGGCTGGCTAAACGGCACGGGCTGTCGCGGTCCACGCTGCTGTATTACGACCGCATCGGGCTGCTTTCGCCCGGCGGGCACATGAAGGGCGAGTACCGGCAGTACTCCGGGGCCGACGACGCGCGGCTGTCGAAGATATGCGAATACCGGCGGGCGGGCATTGCCCTGAAGGAGATCGCGCACATGCTCGACGGGGGGGCTGAAACCTCCGTGGCCGAGGCCCTGGAGAATCGGCTGGGCGAACTGAACCGGGAGATGGACGACCTGCGCGAGCAGCAGCGGCTCATCGCCGGGTTGCTGGGCCGGGCCGACCTGCTCAAGGAGACCGGCGCCATGGACAAGGCCACCTGGGTGTCGCTGCTGTCCGCCGCCGGATTTTCCGAGGAGGACATGCGCAACTGGCACGTCCGCTTCGAGCGCACCGCGCCGGACCAGCACGAGTTGTTCCTCCGCCGCCTGCACATTCCGGACAGCGAAATCTCGGCCATCCGGGCCATGGCCGCCGCGCCCCACGAGATATTCAACATCAACAAGGAATCAGGCCGGTTCATGGAGATGTTCTTCAGGATATACGAGGGGCTGGAGCGAGAGGGCCCGGGCAGTCACGAAATGACCAGGCGTGCCTACGCCCTGTGCGAGGGCATGCCCGACCGCCCGAATATCCTGGAGCTGGGTTGCGGCACGGGCGGGGCCACCATCCCCCTCGCCCGCATCTCCGGCGGCATGATCACGGCCACCGAGATATATCGGCCGTTTCTGGACCGGATGGTCGAGCGGGCCAAGGCGGCGGGCGTGGCCGACCGCGTCACGGCGGCGGTCATGGACATGGCCGATGTCCGGGCCGAACCCGAGTCCTTCGACTGCATCTGGTGCGAGGGCGCGGCCTACATCATGGGCGTGGACAACGCCCTTGAAGCGTGGAAGCCGTTCCTCAGGCCCGGCGGATTCCTGTGCATCACCGACGCGGTCTGGCTGGTGGACCCTGCCGACGCTCCCGCCCCCGTCCGCGAGCACTGGGCCAAGGGGTATCCGGTCATGCGCACCGCAGCGGCCAACAATCGGGCCGCCGAGGCCGCGGGGTACTCCGTGACGGGCAACTTCACCATGGATGCGTCCTGCTGGGACGCGTTCTACGACGATGTGGAAAAACGGATCAATGCCATCGAACCCGTGTACGGCGACGATCCCGACGGACGGGCCATAATCGACATGACCCGGGTGGAGATCGACCTGTACCGGAGGTATCCGGGCATGTACGGGTATGAATTCCACGTCTGGAAAAAATAG
- a CDS encoding SRPBCC family protein, translating to MAEFVSNPVTVSEETYLDFTSETIWPQLCPTREYDWIEHWECDLVRSASGYNELDCVFLRDFPGECGRETWVTSRFEPFQRIEFVRTNQARVIRFVIELTPDGAGTVLRWTQHITPLNAEGNEYVKDKPRAFKAQMGMLAKILAHYLETGDMFRG from the coding sequence ATGGCTGAATTTGTGAGTAACCCCGTGACCGTGTCCGAGGAAACGTACCTGGATTTCACGTCGGAAACCATCTGGCCCCAGCTGTGCCCGACAAGAGAATACGACTGGATCGAACACTGGGAATGCGATCTGGTGCGCTCGGCATCGGGGTACAATGAACTGGATTGCGTGTTTCTCAGGGATTTCCCCGGCGAGTGTGGCCGGGAGACCTGGGTCACGAGCCGTTTCGAGCCGTTTCAGCGCATCGAGTTCGTGCGCACCAACCAGGCCCGCGTGATCCGGTTCGTCATCGAGCTGACGCCCGACGGCGCGGGAACCGTGTTGCGGTGGACGCAGCACATCACGCCGCTCAACGCGGAAGGCAATGAATACGTGAAGGACAAGCCCCGGGCCTTCAAGGCCCAGATGGGCATGCTCGCCAAGATCCTGGCCCACTACCTGGAGACCGGCGACATGTTCCGGGGCTGA
- the argS gene encoding arginine--tRNA ligase, producing the protein MRAKIHLESALKKALDTFGWAWPEKAVIEPPKDKQFGDMSANVAMMLAKEARKAPRAIAEDIKEALSADPLIEKIDIAGPGFLNFTFAPSFWQETVSAVRDAGEDYGKSTMGNGTRVQVEYVSANPTGPLHIGHGRGAALGDSLVRILEKAGYDVEAEYYINDAGRQMLILGGSILYRARLEKGVDVPEPEDFYKGDYIADIAREVLKLHPDLLDKPEDEALEICKVYGKDDILDGIKEDLAAFGVRHDVWFSEKSLVTDGKVDETFADLTASGMGYAADGAFWFKSTELGDDKDRVLRKSNGDTTYFASDIAYHDNKFKRGFDLVVDIWGADHHGYVPRMMAACEALGKPGGLHVILVNLVNLLRDGQPIAMSTRAGQFETLKDVVDEVGSDAARFMFLSRKSDSKLDFDLELVKQKSMDNPVYYVQYAHARICSLNKKAAEAGKSAAPVSPESLALLDTEWDMEILRLLDQYPDFVEAAARAQSPHMISMYLQELASTLHRYYTNCHVLSAGDDVAAARLMLLDCVAGVVKNGLGLLGVNAPESM; encoded by the coding sequence ATGAGAGCGAAAATACATCTGGAATCCGCGCTGAAAAAGGCGCTCGACACCTTCGGCTGGGCCTGGCCCGAAAAGGCGGTCATCGAACCGCCCAAGGACAAGCAGTTCGGCGACATGTCCGCCAACGTGGCCATGATGCTGGCCAAGGAGGCCAGGAAGGCCCCCCGCGCCATTGCCGAGGACATCAAGGAGGCGTTGTCCGCCGATCCGCTCATCGAGAAGATCGACATCGCCGGACCGGGATTCCTGAATTTCACCTTTGCCCCGTCCTTCTGGCAGGAGACCGTGTCTGCGGTCCGCGATGCGGGCGAGGACTACGGCAAATCCACCATGGGCAACGGCACCAGGGTCCAGGTGGAGTACGTCTCCGCCAACCCCACCGGGCCGCTGCACATCGGTCACGGTCGCGGCGCGGCCCTGGGCGATTCCCTGGTGCGCATCCTGGAAAAGGCCGGATACGACGTCGAGGCCGAATACTACATCAACGACGCGGGTCGCCAGATGCTCATCCTGGGCGGCTCCATCCTGTACCGCGCCCGGCTGGAAAAGGGCGTGGACGTGCCCGAGCCCGAGGACTTCTACAAGGGCGACTACATCGCGGACATCGCCCGCGAGGTCCTGAAGCTCCACCCCGACCTGCTGGACAAGCCCGAAGACGAGGCCCTTGAGATCTGCAAGGTGTACGGCAAGGACGACATCCTCGACGGCATCAAGGAAGACCTGGCCGCCTTCGGCGTGCGCCACGACGTCTGGTTCTCGGAAAAATCCCTGGTCACCGACGGCAAGGTGGACGAGACCTTCGCCGACCTGACCGCATCCGGCATGGGCTACGCCGCAGACGGCGCGTTCTGGTTCAAGTCCACGGAACTGGGCGACGACAAGGACCGCGTGCTCAGGAAATCCAACGGCGACACCACCTATTTCGCGTCCGACATCGCCTACCACGACAACAAGTTCAAGCGCGGCTTCGATCTCGTCGTGGACATCTGGGGCGCGGATCATCACGGCTACGTGCCGCGCATGATGGCCGCCTGCGAGGCCCTGGGCAAGCCCGGCGGCCTGCACGTCATCCTGGTCAACCTGGTCAACCTGCTGCGCGACGGCCAGCCCATCGCCATGAGTACCCGCGCGGGCCAGTTCGAGACCCTCAAGGACGTGGTGGACGAGGTCGGCTCCGACGCCGCCCGGTTCATGTTCCTGTCCCGCAAGTCCGACTCCAAGCTCGATTTCGACCTGGAGCTGGTCAAGCAGAAGTCCATGGACAACCCGGTCTACTACGTGCAGTACGCCCATGCGCGCATCTGCTCCCTGAACAAGAAGGCGGCCGAGGCGGGCAAGTCCGCCGCCCCCGTGAGCCCGGAATCCCTGGCCCTGCTCGACACCGAGTGGGACATGGAAATCCTGCGCCTCCTCGACCAGTACCCGGACTTTGTGGAGGCTGCGGCGCGCGCCCAGTCCCCGCACATGATCTCCATGTATTTGCAGGAACTTGCCTCAACGCTGCACAGGTACTATACAAATTGTCATGTGCTCAGCGCCGGGGACGACGTGGCTGCGGCCCGGCTCATGCTGCTCGATTGCGTGGCCGGCGTCGTGAAGAACGGCCTGGGCCTGCTGGGCGTCAACGCACCCGAATCAATGTAG
- a CDS encoding MBL fold metallo-hydrolase, which produces MRVTFAGVGEAFDENLPNTSILVESGTSSILLDCGFSAPGPVWKLGDRAGRLDAIFVSHFHADHYFGIPALLARFAEEGRKERLTILGPTGIEGRVRRLLEMAYSNILAKAGFDVYFLECTPGDEFKHAGFNFAFAMGDHLMPCLALRLTADGKSLLYSGDGRPTDSTRKLARGCDFIIHEAYALNRGVPGHGTVEAALAFAAESGARACALIHMDRAVRHAKKDEIMGHIASLSGLHGFLPEPGDTFDV; this is translated from the coding sequence ATGCGCGTTACCTTTGCCGGAGTGGGCGAAGCCTTTGACGAGAACCTGCCCAACACCTCGATCCTGGTTGAATCCGGAACTTCCTCCATCCTGCTGGACTGCGGCTTCAGCGCCCCCGGACCGGTCTGGAAACTGGGGGACCGTGCCGGCCGCCTGGACGCCATATTCGTTTCCCATTTCCATGCGGACCACTATTTCGGCATTCCGGCCCTGCTGGCCAGATTCGCCGAGGAAGGGAGAAAGGAACGGCTGACCATCCTCGGCCCCACAGGCATTGAGGGCCGCGTCAGGCGGCTGCTGGAAATGGCCTACTCCAACATCCTGGCCAAGGCCGGGTTCGACGTCTACTTCCTCGAGTGCACCCCGGGCGACGAATTCAAGCACGCAGGGTTCAACTTCGCCTTTGCCATGGGCGACCACCTCATGCCCTGCCTGGCCTTGCGGCTCACCGCCGACGGGAAGTCCCTGCTGTATTCAGGGGACGGGCGGCCCACGGACAGCACGCGGAAGCTGGCCCGTGGGTGCGACTTCATCATCCACGAGGCCTATGCCCTGAACAGGGGAGTGCCCGGCCACGGTACGGTGGAGGCCGCCCTGGCCTTCGCAGCCGAGTCCGGAGCCAGGGCGTGCGCCCTGATCCACATGGACCGCGCAGTCCGCCACGCTAAAAAGGATGAGATCATGGGTCACATCGCCTCCCTTTCGGGCCTGCACGGCTTCCTGCCCGAACCCGGCGACACCTTCGACGTCTGA
- a CDS encoding pyridoxal phosphate-dependent aminotransferase: MRISDRLARIKPSATLAVNTKAQELRDQGREIISLAVGQPDFPTPAHVCEAAKAALDEGFTRYTAVPGIPELRKAVAGYYTKFYGAVASGDNAIVSNGGKQVLYNLLMAVVNPGDEVLIPAPYWVSYPAMVQLAEGVSVFVPTTADEDYLVTVDGLEAVRTDKTRVLILNSPSNPTGCCYTREQLEAIAAWARKNDIFIISDEVYDRLVYAPFSPVSLAKTWEAHPETIAIVGALSKSFCMTGWRAGYALAHEDLIKAMNKIQGQSTSNINSITQKAALAALTGPWDIVDEMKESFVRRRDLAYDIITGWGAPCPKPDGAFYLFPVLDQFYTDDAPDSAAMCTKILEEVGVALVPGSAFGDDKCIRFSYAVDDATLVDALTRVGKVLKG, from the coding sequence ATGCGTATTTCCGATCGTCTGGCCCGGATCAAGCCGTCGGCAACCCTGGCCGTGAACACCAAGGCCCAAGAATTGCGCGACCAGGGGCGGGAGATCATCTCCCTGGCAGTGGGTCAGCCCGACTTCCCCACCCCGGCGCACGTCTGCGAGGCGGCCAAGGCGGCCCTGGACGAGGGTTTCACCCGCTACACCGCCGTGCCGGGCATCCCGGAACTGCGCAAGGCCGTGGCAGGATACTATACGAAATTCTACGGCGCGGTCGCCTCGGGCGACAACGCCATCGTCTCCAACGGCGGCAAGCAGGTCCTCTACAACCTGCTCATGGCCGTGGTGAACCCCGGCGACGAAGTGCTCATCCCGGCTCCCTACTGGGTCAGCTACCCGGCCATGGTCCAGCTGGCCGAGGGCGTTTCCGTATTCGTGCCCACCACCGCCGACGAGGACTACCTGGTCACCGTGGACGGCCTCGAAGCCGTGCGCACGGACAAGACCCGCGTACTCATCCTCAACTCGCCGTCCAACCCCACGGGCTGCTGCTACACCCGGGAACAGCTCGAAGCCATCGCGGCCTGGGCGCGCAAGAACGACATCTTCATCATCTCCGACGAGGTCTACGACCGTCTGGTCTACGCCCCGTTCTCGCCCGTGTCCCTGGCCAAGACCTGGGAAGCGCACCCCGAGACCATCGCCATCGTGGGTGCCCTGTCCAAGTCCTTCTGCATGACCGGCTGGCGCGCGGGCTACGCCCTGGCCCACGAGGACCTGATCAAGGCCATGAACAAGATTCAGGGACAATCCACCTCCAACATCAACTCCATCACCCAGAAGGCCGCCCTGGCCGCCCTGACCGGACCCTGGGACATCGTGGACGAGATGAAGGAGTCCTTTGTCCGCCGCCGCGACCTGGCATACGACATCATCACCGGCTGGGGCGCACCCTGTCCCAAGCCCGACGGCGCGTTCTACCTCTTCCCGGTGCTGGACCAATTCTACACCGACGACGCCCCGGACTCGGCGGCCATGTGCACCAAAATCCTCGAAGAGGTCGGCGTGGCCCTGGTGCCCGGTTCCGCCTTCGGCGACGACAAGTGTATCCGCTTCTCCTATGCCGTGGATGACGCTACGCTGGTGGATGCCCTGACCAGGGTCGGCAAGGTGCTCAAGGGCTAG
- a CDS encoding DMT family transporter: MSKTTIAYVNLSLAMVLVGSSVVAGKIMVMELPVFLASGLRFILALAILVPVVLLREGGLPRISRRSWLMMGVQSLCGSFLFTVFLLYGLTMTGPASAGIVTSTTPACMGIMAWLFLGDRPSRKTGLGIVLSVLGVAVINLVQSGGGVGSNPVPGNLLVLGAVVFESLFLLIRKTVPEPLSPLAVSTIISLFGLLWFLPMGAVEALQTDFTAITATGWLVVAYYGAAVTVLAYVFWFAGITRVPPSTAGVFTAVMPVSALVLSALVLGEPIGWQQLTGCACVLGGIVLISR; this comes from the coding sequence ATGTCCAAAACAACAATCGCCTATGTCAACCTGTCCCTGGCAATGGTCCTTGTGGGCAGCTCCGTGGTGGCCGGGAAGATCATGGTCATGGAATTGCCCGTGTTCCTGGCGTCCGGCCTGCGCTTCATCCTGGCCCTCGCCATTCTCGTCCCCGTCGTCCTGCTGCGCGAGGGCGGGCTGCCGCGCATCTCCCGCCGTTCCTGGCTGATGATGGGGGTGCAGTCCCTGTGCGGGTCGTTCCTGTTCACGGTCTTCCTGCTCTACGGGCTGACCATGACCGGCCCGGCCTCGGCGGGCATCGTCACCTCCACCACCCCGGCCTGCATGGGGATCATGGCCTGGCTGTTCCTGGGGGATCGGCCGTCCCGGAAAACCGGGCTGGGCATCGTCCTGTCCGTACTCGGCGTGGCGGTCATCAACCTGGTGCAGTCCGGCGGGGGCGTCGGCTCCAACCCGGTGCCGGGCAACCTGCTGGTGCTCGGCGCGGTCGTCTTCGAGTCCCTGTTCCTGCTCATCCGCAAGACCGTTCCCGAGCCGCTGTCCCCGCTGGCCGTGTCGACCATCATTTCCTTGTTCGGCCTGCTCTGGTTCCTGCCCATGGGCGCGGTCGAGGCCCTGCAGACGGATTTCACGGCCATCACCGCCACGGGCTGGCTGGTGGTCGCCTACTACGGCGCGGCCGTCACGGTCCTGGCCTATGTCTTCTGGTTCGCGGGCATCACCAGGGTCCCCCCGTCCACGGCCGGGGTGTTCACCGCAGTCATGCCGGTCTCGGCGCTGGTGCTGTCCGCCCTGGTGCTGGGCGAACCCATAGGCTGGCAGCAGCTCACGGGCTGTGCCTGCGTGCTGGGCGGGATCGTGCTGATCTCGAGGTAA
- a CDS encoding AraC family transcriptional regulator yields MQGAARETTHVMTLPFLGGVDMLRARFVTQSFSRHFHEGFAVGCIESGAMRFNYRGASVVAAQGQVNLVVPGEAHDGHGADREGWAYRMFYLKPEALMEGARALMARPDLPHFRQGVLDDPALAGCIARTHRLLERSDVSLIEKETRLLWLLAHWISRHADETGAWPEYGHEHHAVRRAREVIEDRFAEDMPLTELARLAGLSPFHLVRVFEKRIGVTPHGYLTQTRVERARQRLARGERIADIAAECGFSDQAHLTRLFKRQTGITPGKYRKIVQNS; encoded by the coding sequence ATGCAGGGCGCAGCCAGGGAAACAACGCACGTCATGACCCTCCCCTTTCTGGGCGGGGTGGACATGCTGCGCGCGCGGTTCGTGACCCAGTCCTTTTCCCGGCATTTCCACGAGGGGTTCGCCGTGGGCTGCATCGAGTCCGGGGCCATGCGTTTCAACTACCGGGGCGCGAGCGTGGTGGCCGCCCAAGGCCAGGTCAACCTGGTGGTGCCCGGCGAGGCCCACGACGGGCACGGCGCGGACCGCGAAGGCTGGGCCTACCGCATGTTCTACCTCAAGCCCGAGGCGTTGATGGAAGGGGCCCGGGCGCTCATGGCGCGACCGGATCTTCCCCATTTCCGGCAGGGCGTGCTGGACGACCCCGCCCTGGCCGGGTGCATCGCCCGCACCCACAGGCTGCTGGAGCGGTCGGATGTCTCGCTCATCGAAAAGGAGACGCGGCTGCTGTGGCTGCTGGCCCACTGGATTTCCCGGCACGCGGATGAAACCGGCGCGTGGCCGGAGTACGGCCATGAGCATCATGCGGTGCGGCGGGCGCGGGAGGTCATCGAGGACCGGTTCGCCGAGGACATGCCGCTGACCGAACTGGCCCGGCTGGCCGGGTTGTCCCCCTTCCATCTGGTGCGGGTGTTCGAGAAACGGATCGGCGTCACGCCCCACGGCTACCTGACCCAGACCAGGGTGGAGCGGGCCCGGCAACGGCTGGCGCGCGGGGAGCGCATCGCGGACATCGCTGCGGAGTGCGGCTTCTCGGACCAGGCCCACCTGACCCGGCTGTTCAAGCGCCAGACCGGGATCACCCCCGGCAAATACCGCAAGATCGTTCAAAACTCCTGA
- a CDS encoding tetratricopeptide repeat protein, with translation MPPESPDQIVRDFLDKDEGVIVYLSDDFVFTRALRNIVSRVIGLRGETLLPYSSTEAALNKCLELRDAETPCVVFVERMIGSQPSTDFIIRLKKEFPDVTMIVLTWEATHETVAYFFELGVSRVLVKPASANKVIEELAAAIAPPVELRQHLERCAELLENREYDEALEASDRILMIRPDSARGLVLRGDALMGVGRTDSAIQCYMAAHEAKPIFMAPLIRLAGAFRDMEDERALAYLKELDDISPLNPERKVDIAEHHLRQGEHDKAEEYLDRGISVAEREATSIVGDLTQRIVDAVSAIAPNLAVKYLNRVIDTKRVLGRDDLIHFNRLGIILRGEGRWEEAVEVYGKALTIAPEDPVIHYNMGLALWEGNQRTPAMDSFENALRIDPGFYIGSVGAALNVGSLYLDLRQYDDAIPFFEHVLDIDPDNSLARRKLDEAHDRTKLAPEPSPEESFAMSLAEEEDVIDLDSLPEPPKKKKKKKKRRPFTNLEL, from the coding sequence ATGCCCCCAGAGAGCCCAGACCAGATCGTCCGAGATTTTCTCGACAAGGACGAGGGAGTCATCGTCTACCTGTCCGATGACTTCGTGTTCACGCGCGCCCTGAGAAACATCGTTTCGCGGGTCATCGGCCTGCGCGGCGAGACCCTCCTGCCCTATTCCTCCACCGAAGCCGCCCTGAACAAATGCCTGGAGCTCCGCGACGCGGAAACCCCCTGCGTGGTCTTTGTCGAGCGCATGATCGGGAGCCAGCCCTCCACGGACTTCATCATCCGTCTGAAAAAGGAATTCCCGGACGTGACGATGATCGTCCTCACCTGGGAGGCCACCCACGAGACCGTGGCCTACTTCTTCGAGCTGGGCGTCAGCCGGGTGCTGGTCAAGCCCGCCTCGGCCAACAAGGTCATCGAGGAACTGGCCGCCGCCATCGCCCCGCCCGTGGAACTCAGGCAGCACCTCGAGCGGTGCGCCGAACTGCTGGAAAACAGGGAATACGACGAGGCCCTGGAGGCCTCGGACCGCATCCTCATGATCCGCCCGGACAGCGCCCGGGGGCTGGTCCTGCGCGGCGACGCCCTGATGGGCGTGGGCCGCACGGACAGCGCCATCCAGTGCTACATGGCCGCCCACGAGGCCAAGCCCATCTTCATGGCCCCGCTCATCCGGCTGGCCGGTGCCTTCCGCGACATGGAAGACGAACGCGCCCTGGCCTACCTGAAGGAGCTGGACGACATCAGCCCGCTCAACCCGGAGCGCAAGGTGGACATCGCCGAACACCACCTCAGGCAGGGCGAGCACGACAAGGCCGAGGAGTACCTCGACCGGGGCATCTCAGTGGCCGAACGCGAGGCGACCAGCATCGTGGGCGACCTGACCCAGCGCATCGTGGACGCGGTCTCGGCCATCGCGCCCAACCTGGCCGTCAAGTATCTGAACCGCGTCATCGACACCAAGCGGGTGCTCGGCCGCGACGATCTGATCCACTTCAACCGGCTGGGCATCATCCTGCGCGGCGAAGGCCGCTGGGAAGAGGCCGTGGAGGTCTACGGGAAGGCCCTGACCATCGCCCCGGAGGACCCGGTCATCCACTACAACATGGGGCTGGCGCTGTGGGAGGGCAACCAGCGCACCCCGGCCATGGACAGCTTCGAGAACGCGCTGCGGATCGACCCGGGCTTCTACATCGGCAGCGTGGGCGCGGCCCTCAACGTCGGCTCCCTCTATCTCGACCTCCGGCAGTACGACGACGCCATCCCCTTCTTCGAGCACGTCCTGGACATCGACCCCGACAACTCCCTGGCCCGCAGGAAGCTGGACGAGGCCCACGACAGGACCAAGCTCGCCCCGGAGCCCTCGCCGGAGGAAAGCTTCGCCATGAGCCTGGCCGAAGAGGAAGACGTCATCGACCTGGACTCCCTGCCCGAACCGCCGAAAAAGAAGAAGAAAAAGAAAAAGCGGCGGCCCTTCACCAATCTGGAACTCTAG